One Candidatus Brocadiaceae bacterium genomic window carries:
- a CDS encoding NAD(P)H-hydrate dehydratase: MAEDVYRLPRMPGRRPDAHKGQFGRVLIVAGSPGMTGAGCMAAIAAQRAGAGLVTLALPAALNFIAEVKLTSAMSRPLPDPDGPILGPDAARSILQGAEAFDVAAIGPGVGRAGPTGQAMRTLAASLALPAVVDADALNALAEGPGRVLRHAPAARLLTPHPGEMARLLGCATAEVQADRRAAAVGFAREHSVLVALKGAGTVVTDGARVYVNPTGNPGMATGGSGDVLTGMAAGLLAQGIEPFEALQVAVFVHGLAGDLAARRLGELSLMAEDLLECLPQAFCLYREHGQGMDADAAASAAMAPGQ; encoded by the coding sequence TTGGCCGAGGACGTCTACAGGTTGCCCCGGATGCCGGGTCGGCGGCCCGACGCCCACAAGGGCCAGTTCGGGAGGGTGCTCATCGTGGCCGGTTCGCCGGGCATGACGGGCGCCGGCTGCATGGCGGCGATCGCCGCGCAACGGGCGGGTGCAGGGCTGGTCACGCTGGCGCTGCCGGCCGCTCTGAACTTCATCGCGGAGGTTAAGCTGACCAGCGCGATGTCCCGCCCGCTTCCGGACCCCGACGGGCCGATCCTGGGGCCCGATGCGGCCCGGTCCATCCTGCAGGGGGCGGAGGCGTTCGACGTGGCGGCGATCGGGCCGGGCGTGGGCCGGGCCGGCCCGACCGGCCAGGCCATGCGCACCCTGGCGGCGTCCCTGGCGCTGCCTGCGGTTGTCGACGCGGACGCGCTGAACGCGCTGGCCGAGGGGCCGGGCCGCGTCCTCCGGCACGCGCCCGCCGCGCGCCTGCTGACGCCGCATCCGGGGGAGATGGCCCGCCTTCTGGGCTGCGCGACCGCCGAGGTGCAGGCGGACCGCCGGGCGGCCGCCGTCGGCTTCGCCAGGGAGCACAGCGTGCTGGTGGCCCTGAAGGGGGCCGGCACCGTGGTGACCGACGGCGCCCGCGTTTACGTGAACCCCACCGGCAATCCCGGCATGGCCACCGGCGGCTCGGGCGACGTCCTGACCGGCATGGCGGCCGGCCTGCTGGCGCAGGGCATCGAGCCGTTCGAGGCGCTCCAGGTGGCCGTGTTCGTGCACGGCCTGGCCGGCGACCTGGCCGCACGGCGCCTGGGCGAGCTGTCCCTGATGGCCGAGGACCTGCTGGAGTGCCTTCCGCAGGCCTTCTGCCTCTACAGGGAGCACGGCCAGGGGATGGATGCCGATGCGGCCGCCTCGGCCGCGATGGCGCCGGGGCAGTAG
- the larB gene encoding nickel pincer cofactor biosynthesis protein LarB has product MRRLPFEDIGFAKIDHHRALRCGVPEVIFCRSKAPEQVAAIAARLRDAGSDLLATHAGAEHYEAVRRVWPEAQYRPVAGCILARHEPAVLEGDVLVVTGGTSDLPVAEEAATTAEALGARARVIGDVGVAGLHRLLAYHADLQRARVLVVVAGMEGALASVVAGLVARPVIGVPTSVGYGASFGGVAPLLTMLNSCAAGVAVVNIDNGFGAGYMAALINALSVRSEPDA; this is encoded by the coding sequence ATGCGTCGGCTGCCCTTTGAGGACATCGGCTTCGCCAAGATCGACCATCACCGGGCACTCCGGTGCGGGGTGCCGGAGGTCATCTTCTGCCGCAGCAAGGCGCCCGAGCAGGTGGCCGCCATCGCGGCGCGGCTGCGCGATGCCGGCAGCGACCTGCTGGCGACGCACGCCGGCGCCGAGCACTACGAGGCCGTGCGCCGGGTGTGGCCCGAGGCGCAGTACCGGCCCGTTGCCGGCTGCATCCTGGCTCGCCACGAGCCGGCGGTGCTCGAGGGCGACGTGCTCGTCGTGACCGGCGGCACCAGCGACCTGCCCGTTGCCGAAGAGGCCGCCACCACGGCCGAGGCGCTCGGCGCGCGCGCCCGCGTGATCGGCGACGTCGGAGTGGCCGGCCTGCACCGGCTCCTGGCATACCATGCGGACCTGCAGAGGGCGCGCGTGCTCGTCGTGGTCGCGGGCATGGAGGGCGCACTGGCCAGCGTCGTCGCCGGCCTGGTGGCGCGGCCGGTCATCGGCGTGCCCACCAGCGTCGGCTACGGGGCCAGCTTCGGCGGGGTGGCCCCGCTCCTGACCATGCTGAACAGTTGTGCGGCCGGGGTCGCCGTCGTCAACATCGACAACGGCTTCGGCGCCGGCTACATGGCCGCCTTGATCAACGCCCTGAGCGTCCGGAGCGAACCGGACGCCTGA
- the tsaD gene encoding tRNA (adenosine(37)-N6)-threonylcarbamoyltransferase complex transferase subunit TsaD — protein MRILGIETSCDETAAAVVEAGTRVLSSIVASQQEVHEQFGGVVPEVACRAHVEAVLPVIRRALEVAAVPIDRIDAVAVTTTPGLIGALLVGVTAAKSLSWALDVPLVAVNHLHAHAYAAWLSDEPPELPAVTLVVSGGHTSLFRTDGPIEHSLLGSTVDDAAGEAFDKVAHILGLGYPGGPAIERAAAGGRPDAVSFPRSMLRSGNANFSFSGLKTAVLYHCVGPNASREDIEGAVYEPSFVADVAAAFQEAVVDVLAAKACAAARQEGVRTLIVGGGVAANGRLRERLAAEADALGLALRLAPRRLCTDNAAMIAGVACPMLRAGRTAPLTVEAVP, from the coding sequence ATGCGCATACTGGGCATCGAGACATCGTGCGACGAGACGGCGGCGGCCGTTGTGGAGGCCGGAACGCGCGTGTTGTCCAGCATCGTGGCGTCCCAGCAGGAGGTGCATGAGCAGTTCGGGGGCGTGGTTCCGGAGGTCGCCTGCCGTGCGCACGTGGAGGCCGTCCTGCCGGTCATACGCAGGGCCCTGGAGGTCGCCGCCGTCCCGATCGACCGGATCGACGCCGTGGCCGTGACCACCACGCCGGGACTCATCGGCGCGCTGCTGGTGGGCGTGACGGCGGCCAAGTCGCTCAGTTGGGCGCTGGACGTGCCCCTGGTGGCCGTGAACCACCTCCACGCGCATGCCTACGCCGCGTGGCTGTCGGACGAGCCGCCGGAACTCCCCGCCGTCACCCTGGTCGTGAGCGGGGGGCATACGAGCCTGTTCCGTACCGACGGCCCGATCGAGCACTCCCTGCTCGGGAGCACCGTGGACGACGCGGCGGGGGAGGCTTTCGACAAGGTGGCACACATCCTTGGGCTGGGCTATCCGGGCGGGCCGGCCATCGAGCGGGCGGCCGCCGGCGGCCGGCCCGACGCCGTGTCCTTTCCCCGGAGCATGCTGAGGTCCGGCAATGCCAACTTCAGCTTCAGCGGCCTGAAGACGGCCGTGCTCTACCACTGCGTCGGCCCCAACGCATCGCGGGAGGACATCGAGGGCGCCGTCTACGAGCCCTCGTTCGTGGCCGACGTGGCGGCGGCCTTCCAGGAGGCGGTGGTGGACGTGCTGGCGGCCAAGGCCTGCGCGGCGGCCCGGCAGGAGGGCGTGCGCACGCTGATCGTCGGCGGCGGGGTGGCGGCCAATGGGCGCCTGCGCGAGCGTCTGGCGGCCGAGGCGGACGCCCTGGGGCTGGCCCTGCGCCTTGCCCCCCGGCGGCTCTGCACCGATAATGCCGCCATGATCGCGGGCGTGGCCTGTCCGATGTTGCGGGCCGGTCGCACCGCCCCGTTGACGGTGGAAGCCGTTCCCTGA
- the hisH gene encoding imidazole glycerol phosphate synthase subunit HisH, whose amino-acid sequence MTETVTIVDYDAGNLTSVRLALQRLGRDVRVTGDPDEVRAASRLVFPGVGAAGAAMATVRSLGLAEAMHDYCRTGRPLLGICLGAQIILDHSAENDTACLGLIAGRTRRLDVPPDAKIPHMGWNTVRQVRPHPIWRGIGDDSHFYFVHSFAPEPADPEAAIGTTDYCRPFVSALARDGIVACQFHPERSGRAGMALLNNFLDWNP is encoded by the coding sequence ATGACGGAGACGGTCACCATTGTGGACTACGACGCCGGCAACCTCACGAGCGTCCGGCTGGCCCTGCAGCGGCTCGGGCGCGACGTGCGGGTCACCGGCGACCCGGACGAGGTGCGGGCGGCATCGCGGCTGGTCTTCCCGGGAGTCGGCGCGGCCGGCGCGGCCATGGCCACGGTGCGGTCGCTCGGCCTGGCCGAGGCGATGCACGACTACTGCCGCACCGGGCGCCCGCTGCTGGGCATCTGCCTCGGCGCCCAGATCATCCTGGATCACAGCGCCGAGAACGACACCGCCTGCCTGGGGTTGATCGCGGGCCGAACCCGCCGGCTGGACGTGCCGCCGGATGCCAAGATCCCGCACATGGGATGGAACACCGTCCGGCAGGTGCGCCCGCACCCGATCTGGCGCGGCATCGGCGACGACTCGCACTTCTACTTCGTGCACAGCTTCGCCCCCGAGCCCGCCGACCCGGAGGCCGCCATCGGCACGACGGATTACTGCCGGCCGTTCGTCAGCGCACTGGCACGCGACGGCATCGTGGCCTGCCAGTTCCATCCGGAACGGAGCGGGCGCGCGGGGATGGCGCTGCTGAACAACTTCCTGGACTGGAATCCCTGA
- the hisF gene encoding imidazole glycerol phosphate synthase subunit HisF yields the protein MLSKRIIVCLDVRDGKTTKGVRFQGNVDVGDPVAMAGDYYEHGVDELVFYDIGASPSHADIMIDVVREVAGRIAIPFSVGGGLRSVDDMRRVLLAGADKVSIDTAAVRNPALIGEGAARFGSQCIVVGMQVRRVGPSVPSGYEVYIEGARTPTGLDALEWARRVQDLGAGEVCVNSIDADGTKAGYDVEITRRISDALHIPVIASGGAGEPAHLARVLTEGRADAALIASMVHFGTHTIGDIKAFLAARGIPVRPAWSQAGIERTT from the coding sequence ATGCTCAGCAAGCGCATCATCGTCTGTCTGGACGTGCGGGACGGCAAGACGACCAAGGGCGTCCGCTTCCAGGGCAACGTGGACGTGGGCGACCCCGTGGCCATGGCCGGCGACTACTACGAGCACGGAGTCGACGAACTGGTCTTCTACGACATCGGCGCCTCGCCCAGCCATGCCGACATCATGATCGACGTCGTGCGGGAGGTCGCCGGCCGGATCGCCATCCCGTTCTCGGTCGGGGGCGGCCTCCGGTCGGTCGACGACATGCGGCGCGTCCTTCTGGCCGGAGCCGACAAGGTGAGCATCGACACGGCGGCCGTTCGGAACCCGGCGCTCATCGGCGAGGGCGCCGCGCGCTTCGGCAGCCAGTGCATCGTGGTCGGCATGCAGGTCAGGCGCGTCGGCCCCTCCGTCCCCAGCGGCTACGAGGTCTACATCGAGGGCGCGCGCACGCCCACGGGGCTGGATGCACTGGAGTGGGCGCGCCGCGTGCAGGACCTGGGCGCCGGGGAGGTCTGTGTGAACTCCATCGACGCCGACGGCACGAAGGCCGGCTACGACGTCGAGATCACGCGCCGGATCAGCGACGCCCTGCACATCCCCGTCATCGCCAGCGGCGGGGCCGGCGAGCCCGCGCACCTGGCCCGCGTGTTGACGGAAGGCAGGGCCGACGCGGCGCTGATCGCGTCCATGGTCCACTTCGGCACGCACACGATCGGGGACATCAAGGCGTTCCTGGCCGCCCGCGGCATACCGGTCCGCCCGGCGTGGTCGCAGGCCGGCATCGAGAGGACAACGTGA
- a CDS encoding DUF1846 domain-containing protein, protein MNATIGFDNERYLEEQARAILSRVERFDRKLYLEFGGKLLFDYHASRVLPGIDPNVKMRLLGQLREKAEILLCVHAGAIERRKIRADFGITYDADAMKLIDELRERAIELRAVVITRYAGEPGARVFRNRLERAGVPVCVHGATRGYPSDVDRIVSAEGYGANEYISTSRPLIVVTGPGPGSGKLATCLSQMYHDHLHGIRSGFAKFETFPIWDLPLNHPVNVAYEAATAELADVNMIDPFHLEAYGKTAVNYNRDVDAFPVLRSILERITGGDPLYRSPTDMGVNMASRGIVDGAVVAEAARQEVIRRYFRYSAEYVMGLVDQPAVERTRRLMQALSLRPEDRTTVEPARQAARDAQATAKGDAGIWCGAAIELKDGAIVTGKNSPIMHAASSLVLNAVKHLARVPDEIHLLAPALMEAVGRLKIDVLGQASVSLDVEETLTALGISAATSHVAQVCVEQLKNLRGCDVHLTHIPTPGDAAGLRRLGVYVTSGAAFASRGLFVP, encoded by the coding sequence GTGAACGCGACCATCGGATTCGACAACGAACGGTACCTGGAGGAGCAGGCCCGCGCGATCCTGAGCCGGGTGGAGCGATTCGACCGCAAGCTCTACCTGGAGTTCGGCGGCAAGCTCCTCTTCGACTACCACGCTTCGCGCGTCCTGCCGGGCATCGACCCGAACGTGAAGATGCGCCTGCTGGGGCAGTTGCGCGAGAAGGCCGAGATCCTGCTCTGCGTGCACGCCGGCGCCATCGAACGGCGCAAGATCCGGGCGGACTTCGGCATCACGTACGACGCCGACGCGATGAAGTTGATCGACGAACTGCGGGAACGCGCCATCGAACTCCGCGCCGTCGTGATCACGCGCTACGCCGGCGAGCCGGGAGCGCGCGTCTTCAGGAACCGGCTCGAGCGCGCGGGCGTGCCCGTCTGCGTGCACGGCGCCACCCGGGGCTATCCGAGCGACGTGGACCGCATCGTCAGCGCCGAAGGTTACGGGGCGAACGAGTACATCTCCACCTCCAGGCCGCTGATCGTCGTGACCGGCCCCGGCCCCGGCAGCGGCAAGCTGGCCACCTGCCTGAGCCAGATGTATCACGACCATCTGCACGGAATCCGCTCGGGATTCGCCAAGTTCGAGACGTTCCCGATCTGGGACCTGCCCCTGAACCACCCGGTCAACGTGGCCTACGAGGCGGCCACGGCCGAACTGGCCGACGTGAACATGATCGACCCGTTCCACCTGGAGGCCTACGGAAAGACCGCCGTCAACTACAACCGCGACGTCGACGCGTTCCCCGTCCTGCGCAGCATCCTGGAACGCATCACCGGCGGCGACCCCCTCTACCGCTCCCCCACGGACATGGGCGTCAACATGGCGTCCCGCGGCATCGTGGACGGCGCGGTCGTGGCCGAGGCCGCCCGCCAGGAGGTCATCCGGCGCTACTTCCGCTACTCCGCCGAGTACGTCATGGGGCTGGTCGACCAGCCCGCCGTGGAACGCACCCGGCGCCTGATGCAGGCCCTGAGCCTGCGTCCGGAAGACCGCACAACCGTCGAACCGGCCCGGCAGGCGGCCCGCGACGCCCAGGCGACCGCAAAAGGCGATGCCGGCATCTGGTGCGGCGCGGCCATCGAGCTGAAGGACGGGGCGATCGTGACCGGCAAGAACTCCCCCATCATGCACGCAGCCTCCAGCCTGGTGCTCAACGCCGTCAAGCACCTCGCCCGCGTGCCCGACGAGATCCACCTGCTGGCGCCGGCCCTGATGGAGGCCGTCGGCCGGCTCAAGATCGACGTGCTGGGCCAGGCCAGCGTCAGCCTGGACGTGGAGGAGACGCTGACCGCCCTGGGCATCAGCGCCGCCACCAGCCACGTGGCGCAGGTCTGCGTCGAGCAACTGAAGAACCTCAGGGGCTGCGACGTGCACCTGACGCACATACCGACGCCGGGCGACGCCGCCGGACTGCGCCGCCTCGGCGTGTACGTGACCAGCGGCGCCGCCTTCGCCTCCAGGGGCCTTTTCGTCCCGTGA
- a CDS encoding CTP synthase codes for MTKHIFVTGGVCSSLGKGLNAASIGLLLERRGLRVRLQKLDPYVNVDPGTMNPYEHGEVYVTDDGAETDLDLGHYTRFTDAPLNRDSNVTTGSVYQAVIGKERRGEFLGKTVQTIPHVTAEIKSRIRRLDGPDVDVAISEIGGTVGDIEGLAFLEAIRQFGHECGHGNVLYVHLTLLVYVRAAQELKTKPTQHSVGTLRQIGIFPDVLVCRTEVPMEPDHREKVALFCNVEPECVIEELDAKPNIYQIPLMLRKQGLDALICDRLGLPPGRSNLQAWRRMLKALDEPAASVEVAVVGKYISRQSAYESVYEALRHGGIAHRARVDVRRVESEDVEARGAEACLDGVHGVLVPGGFGVRGMEGKIRAVRHAREHGIPYFGICLGMQCAVIEFARNACGLADADSAESRPDTPCPVVSLMEEQKKVSGLGGTMRLGAQPCVLTRGSRARRHYGRREIRERHRHRYEFNNAYRDALTSRGLRCTGLYAEHDLVEIVELEGHPWFVGVQFHPEFLSKPTAPHPLFAGFIGAALAHAGAAGGRQEPLNGR; via the coding sequence ATGACAAAGCACATATTCGTGACCGGCGGTGTTTGTTCCTCCCTCGGCAAGGGCCTGAACGCCGCGAGCATCGGGCTCCTGCTGGAGCGACGCGGCCTGCGCGTCCGCCTCCAGAAGCTGGACCCCTACGTGAACGTGGACCCGGGCACGATGAACCCCTACGAGCACGGCGAGGTCTACGTGACCGACGACGGCGCCGAGACGGATTTGGACCTGGGCCATTACACGCGCTTCACCGATGCACCGCTGAACCGCGACTCCAACGTCACCACGGGAAGCGTCTACCAGGCCGTGATCGGGAAGGAACGACGCGGCGAGTTCCTCGGCAAGACCGTCCAGACGATCCCCCACGTCACGGCGGAGATCAAGTCGCGCATCCGTCGGCTCGACGGCCCTGACGTCGACGTCGCCATCAGTGAGATCGGGGGCACCGTGGGCGACATCGAGGGGCTGGCATTCCTGGAAGCCATCCGGCAGTTCGGGCACGAGTGCGGCCACGGCAACGTGCTGTACGTGCACCTCACGCTGCTCGTCTACGTGCGCGCGGCCCAGGAGCTGAAGACGAAGCCCACGCAGCACAGCGTCGGCACGCTGCGCCAGATCGGCATCTTCCCGGACGTGCTTGTCTGCCGCACCGAAGTGCCCATGGAGCCGGACCACCGGGAGAAGGTGGCGCTGTTCTGCAACGTCGAGCCGGAGTGCGTCATCGAGGAACTGGACGCGAAGCCGAACATCTACCAGATCCCGCTGATGCTCAGGAAGCAGGGGCTGGACGCGCTCATCTGCGACAGGCTGGGCCTGCCGCCGGGCCGCAGCAACCTGCAGGCGTGGCGGCGCATGCTCAAGGCACTCGACGAGCCCGCGGCGTCGGTCGAGGTCGCCGTCGTGGGCAAGTACATCAGCCGCCAGTCCGCCTACGAATCCGTCTACGAGGCGCTCCGGCATGGCGGGATCGCCCATCGGGCCCGCGTGGACGTGCGACGGGTCGAATCGGAGGACGTGGAGGCCCGCGGGGCCGAGGCCTGCCTGGACGGCGTGCACGGCGTGCTGGTGCCCGGCGGCTTCGGCGTCCGGGGCATGGAGGGCAAGATCCGGGCCGTGCGCCATGCCCGCGAGCACGGGATCCCGTACTTCGGCATCTGCCTGGGGATGCAGTGCGCCGTGATCGAGTTCGCCCGGAACGCCTGCGGACTGGCCGACGCCGACTCGGCCGAGTCCCGCCCCGACACGCCGTGCCCCGTCGTCAGCCTGATGGAGGAGCAGAAGAAGGTCTCCGGCCTGGGCGGCACGATGCGCCTGGGCGCTCAGCCCTGCGTTCTGACGCGGGGTTCGCGGGCGCGGCGGCACTACGGGCGCCGCGAGATTCGCGAACGCCACCGGCACCGGTATGAGTTCAACAACGCCTACCGCGACGCGCTGACGTCCCGCGGGCTCCGCTGCACGGGGCTGTATGCCGAGCACGACCTGGTCGAGATCGTGGAGCTGGAGGGCCACCCCTGGTTCGTGGGGGTGCAGTTCCACCCGGAGTTCCTGAGCAAGCCGACGGCGCCGCACCCGCTGTTTGCGGGGTTCATCGGGGCCGCACTCGCACACGCCGGCGCGGCCGGTGGCCGTCAGGAGCCGCTCAACGGCAGGTAG
- a CDS encoding aminotransferase class V-fold PLP-dependent enzyme: MAEGELIARCGLGDASPAAVCSAAGLRALVAGVDAVVPLYDGSSVPYVNLDNAATTPAFAPVVDCVEQYQQYYSSIHRGTGFKSLLSTRVYDVCRHIVADFIGARASEQCLVFTQNATHSLNKLASRLRLQPDDVVVTTHMEHHSNLLPWRCSGCRIEVARINRSDGTLDMADLEARVRKHAGRVRLVTCSGASNVTGNLPPFRQAARIAHAHGALFALDATQLVPHRAFELGDPYDPECVDFVVFSGHKMHAPFGCGVLAGRCDVFGDTHPDVVGGGAVHAVTDENVFWLGLPEREEAGTPNLLGVLALARAVQVFRQVGMDEVAEHERTLTRRLLAGLLSVDGLRVFGRTDPDLAVDRLGVFALEAEGYSHGLLAAVLGYEWGIGVRNGCFCAQPYVRELLNVSPGEEQAAVLRLVQGDHSSVPGLVRASLGVYNTEEEIDRFVEALRAILRDGPRTEYVLHPQHHDYVPSGCDINYDAYLPLSGS, translated from the coding sequence GTGGCCGAAGGCGAACTGATTGCGCGGTGCGGCCTGGGCGATGCGTCGCCTGCGGCCGTGTGCAGCGCGGCGGGGCTGCGCGCACTTGTGGCCGGTGTGGATGCCGTGGTGCCGCTCTATGACGGCTCCTCGGTGCCTTACGTCAACCTCGACAACGCGGCCACCACGCCGGCGTTCGCGCCGGTCGTCGACTGCGTCGAGCAGTACCAGCAGTACTACTCGAGCATCCACCGCGGGACGGGGTTCAAGTCCCTGCTGTCCACCCGCGTCTACGACGTCTGCCGGCACATTGTGGCGGACTTCATCGGCGCCCGCGCCAGCGAGCAGTGCCTCGTGTTCACGCAGAACGCCACGCACTCGCTCAACAAGCTCGCCTCCCGTCTGCGCCTGCAGCCGGACGACGTCGTGGTCACGACGCATATGGAGCACCACTCGAACCTGCTTCCGTGGCGATGCAGCGGCTGCCGGATCGAGGTGGCGAGGATCAACCGTTCCGACGGCACGCTCGACATGGCGGACCTGGAGGCGCGCGTGCGCAAGCACGCCGGCCGTGTGCGCCTGGTGACCTGCAGCGGCGCCTCCAACGTGACGGGCAACCTGCCGCCCTTCCGCCAGGCGGCACGCATCGCGCATGCCCACGGGGCGCTCTTCGCGCTCGACGCCACGCAACTGGTCCCGCATCGGGCCTTCGAGCTGGGCGATCCGTATGACCCTGAGTGCGTGGACTTCGTCGTCTTCAGCGGGCACAAGATGCACGCCCCGTTCGGCTGCGGCGTGCTGGCCGGACGGTGCGACGTCTTCGGCGACACCCATCCGGACGTCGTCGGCGGCGGGGCCGTGCACGCGGTGACGGACGAGAACGTGTTCTGGCTGGGCCTTCCCGAGAGGGAGGAGGCCGGGACGCCGAACCTGCTCGGCGTGCTCGCGCTGGCCCGGGCCGTCCAGGTGTTCCGGCAGGTGGGCATGGACGAGGTGGCGGAGCACGAGCGGACGTTGACGCGACGGCTCCTTGCGGGCCTGCTGTCCGTCGACGGCCTCCGCGTGTTCGGCAGGACCGATCCGGACCTGGCCGTCGACCGTTTGGGGGTCTTCGCCCTGGAGGCCGAGGGCTACAGCCACGGCCTGCTGGCGGCGGTGCTCGGCTACGAGTGGGGGATCGGCGTGCGCAACGGTTGCTTCTGCGCCCAGCCGTACGTGCGCGAGCTGCTGAACGTCTCCCCGGGCGAGGAGCAGGCCGCCGTCCTGCGCCTCGTGCAGGGCGATCACTCCAGCGTTCCGGGGCTCGTCCGGGCCAGCCTGGGCGTCTACAACACGGAGGAGGAGATCGACCGGTTCGTCGAGGCCCTGCGGGCGATCCTCCGGGACGGTCCGCGGACCGAGTACGTGCTTCACCCCCAGCACCACGACTACGTGCCCAGCGGCTGCGACATCAACTACGACGCCTACCTGCCGTTGAGCGGCTCCTGA
- a CDS encoding Gfo/Idh/MocA family oxidoreductase: MATAPGVGVIGIGVFGRLHARVCAESDRLRLAAACSRREASVAPLAERYGVWTTTDYRELVARPDVDIVIVCSPDGLHCRHGVAALEAGKHVFVEKPMAVTVPECDRMIEAAERSDVRLTVGQILRFVPRYAAARERIAAGEIGRIIHMYARRNNTLAAARHTLGTTTPVFRLGSHDLDFMLWCAHCPVVSVYARQVNRLLKPEEGPDCVLSLLTFADGAIAALETSHALPEGSPSVMSALFEAVGTEGSLEIDGAWDGMEIVADGRLQMGSARPVRGRIVGPIVDEIADFARCVREGTPPAVTPEEAREVVRVVCAIHESARSDRPVELPV, encoded by the coding sequence ATGGCCACGGCCCCGGGCGTCGGCGTGATCGGAATCGGCGTCTTCGGCAGGCTCCATGCCCGCGTCTGTGCCGAATCGGACCGTTTGCGTCTGGCCGCCGCCTGCAGCCGACGCGAGGCCAGTGTGGCCCCCCTGGCGGAGCGCTACGGGGTCTGGACCACCACGGACTACAGGGAGCTTGTTGCGCGGCCGGATGTGGACATCGTCATCGTCTGTTCGCCCGACGGGCTGCACTGCCGTCATGGCGTCGCCGCGCTCGAGGCGGGCAAGCACGTGTTCGTCGAGAAGCCGATGGCCGTCACCGTCCCGGAGTGCGACCGCATGATCGAGGCGGCCGAGCGCAGCGACGTGCGCCTGACCGTCGGGCAGATCCTGCGGTTCGTGCCGCGGTATGCGGCCGCGCGCGAGCGCATCGCGGCGGGCGAGATCGGCCGGATCATCCATATGTACGCCCGCCGCAACAACACCCTGGCGGCGGCCCGGCACACCCTGGGCACCACGACGCCCGTCTTCCGGCTCGGGTCGCACGACCTCGATTTCATGCTCTGGTGCGCCCACTGCCCCGTCGTCTCGGTCTACGCCCGGCAGGTGAATCGACTCCTGAAGCCCGAGGAAGGGCCGGACTGCGTGCTGTCCCTCCTGACCTTCGCCGACGGCGCCATCGCCGCCCTGGAGACCAGCCACGCCCTGCCCGAAGGCTCCCCCTCGGTGATGAGCGCCCTGTTCGAGGCCGTCGGCACCGAAGGGAGCCTCGAGATCGACGGCGCCTGGGACGGGATGGAGATCGTGGCCGACGGCCGCCTGCAGATGGGGTCCGCCAGGCCGGTGCGCGGCCGCATCGTGGGCCCGATCGTGGACGAGATCGCCGACTTCGCCCGGTGCGTGCGCGAAGGCACCCCACCCGCCGTGACGCCTGAAGAAGCCCGAGAGGTCGTCCGCGTCGTCTGCGCGATCCACGAGTCCGCGCGTTCGGACCGGCCCGTGGAACTGCCCGTCTGA